One region of Priestia megaterium genomic DNA includes:
- the ftsE gene encoding cell division ATP-binding protein FtsE, producing MIEMQNVYKTYPNGVKAINGISIKINQGEFAYIVGPSGAGKSTFIKMMYREEKPSSGNIIVNGANVAKIKDSRVPIFRRHIGVVFQDFKLLPKLTVYENIAFALEVIEQSPEEIKKRVLEVLELVKLKGKMDSFPDELSGGEQQRVSIARSIVNSPKVVIADEPTGNLDPETSWEIMDIFEEINKRGTTILMATHNREIVNTIRKRVIAIENGNVVRDEVRGEYGYEG from the coding sequence ATGATTGAAATGCAAAATGTATATAAAACGTATCCGAACGGTGTAAAAGCAATCAATGGCATTAGCATCAAGATTAATCAAGGTGAGTTTGCTTATATCGTAGGACCAAGTGGAGCAGGAAAATCCACTTTTATTAAAATGATGTATCGTGAAGAAAAGCCTTCTTCAGGAAATATCATTGTAAACGGTGCAAATGTAGCAAAAATAAAAGATAGCAGAGTTCCTATCTTTAGACGTCATATTGGTGTAGTCTTTCAAGATTTCAAGCTGCTTCCAAAATTAACGGTCTATGAAAACATTGCTTTTGCACTAGAAGTAATTGAGCAAAGTCCCGAAGAAATTAAAAAGCGAGTGCTAGAGGTGCTAGAGCTTGTTAAGTTAAAGGGTAAAATGGATTCTTTCCCTGATGAATTATCTGGAGGAGAGCAGCAGCGTGTGTCTATTGCGCGTTCAATTGTGAATAGTCCTAAGGTTGTCATCGCCGACGAACCGACAGGGAACCTTGATCCGGAGACTTCATGGGAAATCATGGATATTTTTGAGGAGATTAATAAACGCGGTACGACTATTTTAATGGCAACGCATAACCGTGAAATTGTAAATACAATTCGAAAGCGCGTA
- the tatC gene encoding twin-arginine translocase subunit TatC yields MGEMSLMEHLEELRVRIIKTLCAFVVLLIVSFVFVQDIYQWLVKDLDGKLAVLGPSEIVWIYMVLAFVFALAFTLPVAAYQVFRFVSPGLKKEEYKIMITFIPFFFLLFVSGLGFGYFVLFPMVLAFLTGLSNDQFSLMFTAEHYFRFMLNLCLPFGFLFEMPLVVLFLTRLGVLNPVRLAKARKLSYFALIVISVLITPPDFISDILVIVPLLLLYELSVTISRVVYKKRLGNESIA; encoded by the coding sequence ATGGGAGAAATGAGCTTGATGGAGCACCTTGAAGAATTGCGTGTTCGTATTATTAAAACACTTTGTGCATTTGTAGTTTTACTTATTGTCAGTTTTGTATTTGTACAAGATATTTATCAGTGGCTAGTGAAAGATTTGGACGGCAAGCTTGCTGTACTTGGACCAAGTGAAATTGTATGGATTTATATGGTGCTTGCATTTGTTTTTGCGCTTGCTTTTACACTTCCAGTAGCTGCTTATCAAGTATTTCGGTTTGTTTCACCGGGATTAAAAAAGGAAGAGTATAAGATTATGATTACCTTCATTCCATTCTTTTTTCTCTTATTTGTAAGTGGCTTGGGGTTTGGTTATTTTGTTTTATTTCCAATGGTTTTAGCATTTTTAACAGGTTTGTCGAATGATCAGTTTTCACTCATGTTTACGGCGGAGCATTATTTCCGTTTTATGCTTAATCTGTGTTTACCATTTGGTTTTTTATTTGAAATGCCTTTAGTTGTCTTATTTTTAACGCGTTTAGGGGTTCTAAATCCAGTGAGGTTAGCTAAAGCAAGGAAGTTATCTTATTTTGCTTTAATTGTGATATCTGTGCTTATTACTCCTCCTGATTTTATTTCCGATATTTTAGTCATTGTCCCGCTTCTGCTCTTATATGAGCTCAGTGTGACAATTTCACGCGTAGTATACAAAAAACGTTTAGGAAACGAATCAATTGCTTGA
- the cccB gene encoding cytochrome c551: MKKVLLTLTIGLALVLSACGGGSSKNESAGESSASAEDIVKKNCTGCHGVDLGGANGPSLQHVGSKHSEAEIENIINNGQGGMPKGLINEEDAKKVAAWLAKKK; encoded by the coding sequence TTGAAAAAAGTATTATTAACGTTAACAATTGGCCTAGCGCTTGTTTTGTCCGCGTGCGGCGGAGGCAGTTCCAAAAATGAATCTGCCGGTGAATCTTCAGCGAGTGCAGAAGATATTGTGAAGAAAAACTGTACAGGCTGTCACGGTGTAGATTTAGGAGGAGCAAATGGGCCAAGCTTGCAGCATGTAGGCAGCAAGCACTCAGAAGCTGAAATTGAAAACATTATTAACAATGGTCAAGGCGGTATGCCAAAAGGACTGATTAATGAAGAAGATGCCAAAAAAGTTGCGGCTTGGCTGGCAAAGAAAAAATAA
- a CDS encoding flavodoxin family protein: protein MITIYGSSRENGNTEELAKAVLKDINTEEVYLRRHTINPITDMRHDEHGFTNQQDDYYDIAKKMAAHDTILFVTPLYWYGMSGLMKNFVDRWSESLRDSTINFKEQMKSKRVYVLVVGGTGASVKALPLIMQFQYIVDFIGSSFSGYIIGEANAPGDITKDVKAQQQAIVLNEQLKQL from the coding sequence ATGATCACTATTTATGGAAGTTCACGGGAAAACGGAAATACGGAAGAATTGGCTAAAGCAGTCTTAAAAGATATCAATACTGAAGAAGTTTACTTACGTAGGCATACCATTAACCCCATTACTGATATGCGTCACGATGAACATGGATTTACCAATCAACAAGATGATTATTATGATATAGCGAAAAAGATGGCAGCGCACGATACTATTTTATTTGTTACGCCTCTTTACTGGTACGGTATGAGCGGATTGATGAAGAACTTTGTGGATCGTTGGTCTGAAAGCCTTAGAGATTCGACAATCAACTTTAAAGAACAAATGAAAAGTAAGCGCGTCTATGTATTAGTAGTCGGGGGCACAGGAGCATCTGTAAAGGCCCTTCCTCTTATTATGCAATTTCAATACATTGTCGATTTTATTGGTTCTTCCTTTAGCGGATACATCATTGGAGAAGCCAATGCACCTGGAGACATAACAAAAGATGTCAAAGCTCAACAGCAAGCTATTGTCTTAAATGAACAATTAAAGCAGCTTTAA
- a CDS encoding twin-arginine translocase TatA/TatE family subunit, translated as MLSNIGIPGLVIILVIALIIFGPSKLPEVGRAFGRTLTEFKGAAKGLVSDDESVKEKQAATVSEQKRNESTL; from the coding sequence ATGCTTTCTAATATTGGAATTCCTGGTTTAGTTATTATTTTGGTCATTGCGTTAATTATTTTTGGGCCGTCTAAGCTGCCGGAAGTTGGACGGGCGTTTGGGCGAACATTAACTGAATTTAAAGGAGCAGCAAAAGGGCTCGTATCAGATGATGAAAGTGTTAAAGAAAAGCAGGCAGCAACCGTTTCTGAACAAAAAAGGAATGAATCGACACTGTAA